One Hordeum vulgare subsp. vulgare chromosome 4H, MorexV3_pseudomolecules_assembly, whole genome shotgun sequence DNA window includes the following coding sequences:
- the LOC123446778 gene encoding heat shock 70 kDa protein 8 yields the protein MAEQFYTVASDSETTGDDKAQQSFPDVAIGIDIGTSRCSVAIWNGHQVELLKNTRSQKGMRSYVMFKDDTLSAGVTGGATKEHAHEERDILSGSAIFNMKRLIGRMDTDEVVQASKTLPFLVQTLGIGVRPFIAALVNNMWRSTTPEEVLAIFLLELKALVEMHLKHPVRNAVLTIPVAFSRFQQTRIERACAMAGLHVLRLMPEPTAVALLYAQQQQQLMHDNMGSGIEKIALIFNIGAGYCDVAVSATAGGVSQIRALSGCTVGGEDILQNVMRHLLPNYDNLCDNAGQTTDRIKSMGLLRMATQDAIHKLASQESTEINADLGNGLKVCKLLSRAEFEQVNHVIFEKCERIIKQCLLDAKLTPEDINDVILVGGCSRIPKIRSLVLGLCKKEGSYGSIDDLEAAVSGAALEGAIASGVTDPSGSLDLLTIQVTPMNLGIRSDGDGFAAIIPRNTAVPARRDMLFTTSQDNQAEALVAVYEGEGKQAEENHLLGYFKITGIPPVPKGAVEISVCMDIDAGNVLRVFAGVVKPQGEATPPFIEVRMPTLDDGHGWCGQALAKMYGSKLDLAVLPKKLQP from the coding sequence ATGGCTGAGCAATTCTACACAGTGGCATCTGACAGCGAAACCACCGGGGACGACAAAGCTCAACAATCATTCCCTGATGTTGCTATCGGCATTGATATTGGCACTTCAAGATGCAGTGTTGCAATTTGGAACGGTCATCAAGTGGAGCTGCTGAAAAACACTCGCAGCCAGAAAGGGATGAGGTCATATGTCATGTTCAAAGATGACACCCTTTCAGCTGGTGTTACTGGAGGAGCAACCAAGGAGCACGCACACGAGGAAAGAGATATCTTGTCAGGAAGTGCAATATTTAACATGAAGCGTTTAATCGGGAGAATGGACACAGATGAAGTGGTTCAAGCTAGCAAGACTCTCCCTTTCCTTGTGCAGACACTGGGTATTGGTGTGAGACCATTTATTGCAGCTCTGGTCAACAATATGTGGCGCTCCACAACTCCTGAGGAAGTTCTTGCCATCTTCCTACTTGAATTGAAGGCCCTGGTGGAAATGCATCTCAAGCATCCAGTCAGGAATGCTGTTCTAACCATCCCAGTTGCATTCAGTCGCTTCCAGCAGACCAGGATTGAGAGAGCATGTGCGATGGCTGGACTGCATGTGCTGAGGCTTATGCCAGAGCCTACTGCTGTCGCTCTTTTGTATgctcagcagcagcaacaacttaTGCATGATAACATGGGAAGCGGCATTGAGAAAATCGCCCTGATATTTAACATCGGCGCTGGTTATTGTGACGTTGCAGTGTCTGCCACTGCTGGAGGTGTTTCTCAAATAAGAGCACTCTCAGGTTGCACCGTTGGTGGAGAGGACATCCTTCAGAATGTAATGCGCCACCTTCTACCCAATTATGATAACTTATGTGACAATGCTGGTCAAACTACGGACAGGATCAAGTCAATGGGTCTACTGCGGATGGCAACTCAGGATGCGATTCACAAACTGGCATCCCAGGAAAGCACTGAGATCAATGCAGACTTGGGTAATGGCCTGAAAGTCTGCAAGCTGTTGAGTCGTGCAGAATTTGAACAGGTGAACCATGTGATCTTTGAGAAATGTGAGAGGATCATCAAGCAATGCCTGTTAGATGCAAAGCTAACGCCAGAAGACATCAATGATGTGATCTTGGTTGGAGGGTGTTCCAGAATTCCCAAGATCAGAAGCCTTGTCCTGGGATTATGCAAGAAGGAAGGCTCTTATGGGAGCATCGACGATCTAGAAGCTGCTGTCTCAGGCGCTGCACTGGAAGGGGCCATCGCTTCAGGAGTCACCGATCCTTCCGGGAGCCTTGATCTGCTGACGATCCAGGTGACGCCGATGAACCTCGGAATCCGTTCCGACGGGGACGGCTTCGCCGCCATCATTCCACGGAACACCGCTGTTCCGGCAAGAAGGGACATGCTATTCACAACATCACAGGACAACCAGGCCGAGGCGCTGGTCGCCGTCTATGAAGGCGAGGGGAAGCAGGCGGAAGAGAACCATCTCCTAGGGTACTTCAAGATCACTGGCATCCCGCCGGTGCCCAAGGGTGCCGTCGAGATCAGTGTCTGCATGGACATCGATGCCGGCAACGTCCTCAGGGTGTTTGCTGGCGTCGTGAAGCCGCAAGGCGAGGCCACTCCGCCGTTCATCGAGGTGAGGATGCCCACGCTGGATGACGGCCATGGCTGGTGCGGGCAGGCCCTGGCGAAGATGTACGGCAGCAAGCTCGACCTGGCTGTTCTCCcgaagaagctgcagccgtaa